The Paenibacillus sp. RC334 nucleotide sequence GGTAAAATTCCATCGCACGAAAGGACGGCATCGAATACAGCAAAGTTTTCACCATATTGGTGATTCTTCCGTTCTTGGATCTTTCCTCATAAAAGTCTTTGGCTTCCGGGGACATATCCTCCACCTGCAGTAAAGGTACAATGCTCATAGGTAACTCCTCCTTCAAAATATTAATTAAAATACGGAATTTGTATTTGCGGAATAGCGTTGATCAAAGACTGTGTATAAGCATGCTCGGGACGGTTGAAAATCTCGTCTGTCGCCCCAAACTCCACGACCTCCCCCTGCTTCATCACCATGACCCGATTGGAAATGCTATAAATAACCTCAAGCCCGTGCGCGATGAACAGATAAGAAATGCCCCATTTCTGCTGCAAGTCTTTTAACAGCTCCAAAATTTGAGATTGAATTGTCATATCCAGGGCAGAGGTCGGCTCATCACAGACTATAATCGTTGGCTCAGCCGCCAGCGCACGGGCAATACCGACACGCTGGCACTGTCCCCCGGACAATTCCTTGGGATAACGCTCCCTGTACGCATTTGGTAATCCGACATCATTCAACAGACCATCAATACGGGTGTTTATCTCCTGCTTCGTGAGACTAAAATATAATTTTAACGGCTCAGCCAAAATATCCTTAATTTGCAATCTCGGATTTAGGGAAGAAACCGGGTCCTGAAAAATATACTGAATATTCCGTTTCGTAGCCTTGGAACGGGTCCTCGTTCCGCTTAGACGCTCGCCATCCAGAGAGATATCGCCTGATGTCACAGGAATCATGCCTGCAATCATTTTGGCTACAGTCGTTTTCCCACTGCCCGACTCCCCAACAATGCCCAGTGTTTCCCCTTTCATCAAGGAAAATGAAACATCCTTTACCGCAGCAAAATCGGTATTGCTTTTCGTTCTGTAGCTTTTATTCAAATGCGCCACCTCTAAAATCGGCCGACTCATGACTCCACTCCCCTTCCTTCTGTAACAGTCTTTACAACACGTCTTTAAAATAAATTCGCGGCATACTGTTCAACAGTTGTTTGGTATAGGGATGCTTGGGATCAGAGAAAATGTCTGTCTTGGTTCCTTCCTCCACCAATTCTCCCTGCTTCATTACGATGACCCTGTCCGCCATCTCATAGACAACGCCCAAATCATGCGTAATGAACAATATGGTCATGGCATACTGCTCCTTCAGCCTGCGGATCAGCTTCAAAATATGAGCCTGAACGGTCACGTCCAAAGCCGTTGTCGGCTCGTCCGCCAGCAATAACTGCGGCTTGGAGGACAGGGCCATCGCAATCATAACCCGCTGTCTCATCCCGCCGGACAGTTGAAACGGATACTGATTTACCACTTCATCCACGTTACGGATTTCCACCTGCCGCAGCAGCTCTTTGGCCTGCTCCAGCGCAGCTTTTTTGCCCATTTTAGTGGATGCGTGTAAACGGATGACATCAACCATCTGCGTTCCGATGGTATAAACAGGATTCAGTGCGCTCAGCGCGTCCTGAAACACCATCGCCATCTGCTTCCCGCGGATTTTAACCATTTCCTTCTCGCTCAGCTTCAACAAATCTTGTCCGTTAAACAGGATTTGACCGCCTGAATATGTCACGGTGGGAATCGGCAGCAACTGCATAATTGCTTTGGCCGTTACACTTTTACCGCTGCCGGACTCGCCTACCAGACAAACAATTTCTCCCTCATAGATGTCAAAGGACAAGCTGGAAAAAACGGAGGTCACTTGTTGATTTTTTTCAAAATCAATTTGTAAATGTTTTACTTCAACGATTTTATTTCCCGCCATGGTGTATCTCCTTGAACAAAGGGAATGTCGGCAAGGCAGAATGCTCCTGCGCTTGCAACTGCTTCAATGCGGCCTGAGCCAGAGCCAGATCGAATATGGACAAGCCAAATCCGTTGAACATTAGCTTTTGTCCGGCATTTTGCCTGAGCGCCGCCTTTTTCAACAAAATATCTTCCAGCAGCGTTACTTTACGCTCCAGCCCATCGTCCTCTCTGGCCAACCGGAAAAGCGACTGACTGCTCGTCATGACCCCTCCGCGAAAGTCATCACAGATAATTCCATCGAATTGTGCAACCGCCGGGGAATCAATATCCCGCATCCCAATGTGCAAATATAAATGTCCATTAACAAAATGGTGGGAATGCAAATAAGGGGTGGCCGCAGAAGTGGCGCCAATGATAATCTGGGCAAAATCCAAACAGCCGGGCAGTTCCTTATGCACACGGCCGGTTATATTCAGGTCTTGGAGCAAATCCGCCACATCCCGGTTCATTTGATCCGCATGTGCAGCATTCCGGCTCCATATGTGTACTTCTTTCAAATGAGGCAAAAAGGGTAGTACACCCTTCAACTGATGCTTCGCCTGAAACCCCGAACCGCAGATAAGCAGAGACGTTGCCATGGGGTCGGCCAAGTATTTGATGGCTGTCGCCGACACCGCTGCCGTCCTTAATCCGCTGACCAGCTCGCCTTCCAGCAAAGCTTCAGGTACGCCTGTCTGCAAATCATTCAATATAATAAGCGGATGCGTGTAAGGCTGGTTGCCAGAAGCTTTAGGAACATGCGAGGTCCATTTGATGCCTGCCACACCTTCCTCTTTTAAATAAGCCGGCAAAGAATAAAAGGCTCCTGCTTCGAGACTGTCCGGAATCATGGCAATTTCCTGCGCACCCGCCGCATTGCCAGCAGCCTTTTGTATAAAGGTGCGCTCAATGATGTGCTGTGCCGCCCTTGCATCGGTAATACCGCTTTGTACAATCTGTTCGCGGGAAATGATAACCATATCCAATCCCTCCCTCCAGCTTTAAATTTCGGCCTTGTCTCTCAACCAGTCACTGAATAAATTGATAGTCAAGATTACGAAAGCAATGACGATACCCGGCAGTGTAGAAAGCCACCATGCGGAGCTGATATAATTTTTGCCATCATTAATCATGCCTCCCCATGTCGGGGTTGACACATCTACACCCAGGCCCAGAAAGCTGAGCGATGCCGCCAACAAGATCATATGGGACATCTGGAGCGCGGCCTGCGTAACAATTGTAAATAAGGTGTTGGGAAAAATATGTCTGCGCATCACCGTAAAGTCGGAGACTCCCATCGCCTTCGCCGCCTCGACATACTCCAGTTCCTTGAGCGACAGCACCTGACTTCGGACCACCCTCGCAAAAGTAACCCATCCCGTAATAGAAAGGACAATAACGATATTCGTCAAGCCTGACCCGAGAACCGCAACCATAACAATTGCCATTAGCATACTTGGAATGGACATTTGAATATCAGCAAGCCGCATCATGAGAGCATCCACTTTGCCGCCGTAATACCCTGAAATAATGCCAATGACACTGCCCAATATACCAGCGATAAAAACAGCAAGAAAACTCATCCATAAGGAGAGTCTTCCTCCATAAAAGAGACGACTGAGTACATCCCTGCCCAACTGGTCAGTCCCCAGCAGGCTGATCCCCGATTGCGAGCTAAAATGACTAAACGGCGGGATCAGGATGTCTTGCAATGACTGTTTATAGGGATCAAATGGGGCAAAAAAAGGAGCAAAGATCGATAATGCAAAAATAAAACAAAGTGACGTTATGCTGGCTACTCCCTTAACGTTCCCCCGAAGCAGAGATTTTCTCTTCATTGTGTTTCCTCTCTTCGTTATTGCACTTTAATTCTCGGATCAATCCAGAGATATATTAAATCGGTTATAAAATTGATCAGGATATAAATGATACTGACAACCAGGATACTGGCTTGCACCAGCGGAAAGTCCCGGTTGCTGACTCCCTGTATAATAAGCTGTCCCACACCCGGCCAGGAAAAGATCGTTTCGGTCACAACCGCTCCTGCGATCATCACACCGAACTCCAGGCTTATGACGGTTACAACCGGCAGGAAGGCATTTTTCAGCCCCCGCCGGAGTATCCGTTGCCGCTTGGAAAATCCCTGCGCCTGACTGGTGGTCATATAACTTTGATTCATAACCTCGATCAAAGAGGCTCGCATCGTCCGGGCAATCGGAGCAATGGGATAAGCCGCCAGCGTAACTGCTGGCAAAATTAGCGATGCCAGCCCCCGGTTGCCCGAGGTCGGCAGCAAATGCAGATTGACCGCAAAGATCATGATCAATACAATACCGATCCAGAATACGGGCAAGGACTGGGTGAGAAAAATCCATATGCTGATCACATAATCAATGAAGCTGTTCTTTTTGTAGGCAGATATGATTCCTGCTGCCAATCCGACAACGATCGCAATCACAATCGCCGAAACGGCCAGATCAACCGTCGCAGGCATTCGCTCCAGTACAAGCTTCAAGGCCGAATCCTTATAATATAAGGAGTTCCCCAAATCGCCGGTTACCAGATTTTTAATATAGTCCACATACTGCATCCATAACGGCTGATTGAATCCCAGGCTCTCCCGCAGCGCGGCTACCTGCTCCTCGCCGGCCTCCGGCGGCAGCATCAGACGAGCAGGATCACCAGATAGACGAATAATGAAAAATACGATGGTAGCCGCACCCAGCACAGCCAGCAGCGATTGTAAAAAGCGCCTAAACACATAACGTTTCAATCAAAACACACTCCCATTCAAGCTCCCATATGTTCTGACAAAACATATTTTACTTGTTGTTGGCCGTGATGGTCGATACCGGCATAGAGCCGTCCACACGTCCATTCCAGTTCAAACGGTCGGATACGCCATAATATTGGTTCTCCTGGTACAGGAAAATTCTCGGCGCATCTTCCAGTACTTCCTGTTCAATTTCCTTATACAGAGCCTTGCGGCGGTTTTCATCCGTTACCGATCTGGCTTCATCCAGCTTGGCATCCACACTCGGATTGGCATAGGTGGAGTAAGACTCCCCGGAACGCAGAATAGCATAGATCGCGGCATCGGCATCCAGCGTGTTCGTGCTGCTCCAGCCCAATACGTACATATCAGATTGCTTACCGGATGGAATCAGCGTGCGATAAACCGAGCTTTCCACGTTATTTACCTTGACATTCACACCAACAGCCTTCAATTGCTCGGCAATCACCTGGGCCACATCCGTATTTTTGATGTACCAGTTTACCGTATCCAGCGTTATAGAGAACCCTTTAGGATAGCCCGCCTCAGCCAACAGCTGTTTGGCCTTCTCCGGATTATATTCATAAGCATCAAACTCGCCGGCGTATCCGAAATCTTTTGGCCCAATCAGACTGTTCGTTTCGACAGCCGCATCCTTCAATACATTTTTCACGATGGATTTTACATCAATAGCATAGTTCAGTGCCTGTCTGACCTTTTTATTGTTAAAAGGAGCCTTATCCGTTTTCAAGCCCACATACACGGTATTGCCTGCTCTTTCCACCGTGGACAGCTTGGCTGTGGAGGAAGAAGTCACCTTGTCCCGATCCTCAGGCGAAACTGCGGTAATAATGTCCACCTCGCCATTCAGCAGGGCGCTTACCCGTGTGGAAGCTTCCGGAATCGAACGGAACGTCACCTTTTTCACCGCAGGCTCGCCGCCCCAGTAATTTTTGTTGGCTTCCAGCTCGACGCTGCTGCCTTTATCCCATTTCACAAATTGGTAAGGCCCGGTGCCAACCGGTTTTTGAGCAAATTGCTCCTGTCCGGCTTCTTCTGCATACTTCGGAGGAACCATTTCAGTCGGATAGCGGTTAAAGCGGGTCGGAACTAACGGGTCCGCTTTTTTCGTAATGACATGAACAGTATATTCGTCCACCACTTTAACTTCTTTAATTGTCGAAATGTAACTTGCGGTCGGAGCGTTATTTTTGGGATTCAGCACCCGGTCGATCGTATATTTTACGACGTCCGCATTAAACGGCTCGCCATTGGTAAACGTAACGCCTTTGCGCAGCTTGAACTCCCAGGTCGTGTCGTTCACTTGACTCCAGCTTGTAGCCAGACCGGGAACCAATTGCTCCTTGTCATCCCGTTTTACCAAAGTGTCAAAAATATTATCTACAACTTGCGCATTTTCCGTCAGAAAGCCGGGATCAAGCCCGTTAATGTCAAACGCTCTCCCGATGGTAATTTCCAACTTCCCATCCTGTGCAGGTTGTGTCGTACTGGTCGTAGAACAGCCTGCAACGATGATGGATAACAGGGTCAAAATAACTAGCAGCTTGGACTTTTTCATGATGTATAACCCCCAAAATAAATTTCTATTCAATAATCCCCAGCATGACGGCATAATCGTGTTGATGAACGACCGATGCCGTATGAATGGACAGGATAACAGCGTGATCTACGGGACAAATAATCCGGTGCGTTTCGTATTCAGGGAAAGAAAGGACTTCGATCAGCGGATCGCCAAGCTTGACCTCGTCACCTGCCGACGCCCTGAATCTCTGTAAACCGGAAGCTTCAAACCTTAATTCTTCAATTTTGGTAACACGGTGCGCGTCGCCCTTCCCCACAACCGAAGCGGGCGTACCCGCCAGTATGTGCAGTTCAGCGAGAATAGCATACAGAGACTGTTGGTGTGCGGCAACCCCTTCCTCTGTCCAATGCGAACCGCCTCCGCTTTCCAGCAGCACAGCAGGAATTCCATATTTACAAACCTCATTGATCAGCATCCCCTTGGCCCGGGATTCACACGTATAGATAGCCGTCAGATTCACAGCCTTTAACGCTGCCAAAGCGGCTTCATAGGCCAAAGTCTGATCGCTGGCCACCATAGCAAACGGGCATACGTCCAGATATTTGCCTCCCCCGTGCAGATCAATGAAGAAATGGGCCGAAGACGTGATCTTCTGAGCAAGCCATTCTCCGTAACGATAGGAATACGTGTCTGTCCGTTCCTGCTGAAACACCCGGTTCAAATTAACGCCGTCCAGCGGACTTTCATTGGTTCCGGCCTGAAAAGCGCTCGGGTTGGTAATCGGACAAACGATAATATTCCCCTTCAAACAGTTCACATCAAGATGCTCTATTAGATGAATGCAAGCTACGATTCCATCGTATTCATCTCCATGCAGAGCAGCCTGAATCCATACTGTTGGGCCTTCTTCATAACCTTTAATCAGAAAAAAAATGGCGGGAACATCCTGGTAGGTATCGTCAATTTTTGCAACTGATTTTCTGGGCTGACTGGAGAGGGCTTCCTCAATCGAGGCATATTTCAAAACATGTGCTGGCTGAAACATAAGCGACGACTCCTTGATTCTACCAAAAGGTGGATATTCACTCATATCATAGTATTCTGCTTTGTTTAATTGTTTTTACGATTCTAGCAGTCTTTTGTCGATTTTGTCAATGTAATAAACTTACTTTTTCACTGTAAATATACCTTCAGGAATCTACCTGCAAAAAACGTAAGCCATATAAAAAGTAAGGTATGACACTATACTATATCCAAGGGTAGCAGATAAACCAAAAAATGGACAAAAGAGAGAGACTTATTAGCGGAATATATGACAAAAACCCCGGAGCAGCAGCATACGGCTGAAGCGGTTTCTTTTAGGCTATATTTGCGATAATTATGCTACAATTTATTTCCTCCCTGAAGGATCTTACCAAGATGTACGAGTAAACTTCAGACCTTT carries:
- a CDS encoding ABC transporter substrate-binding protein encodes the protein MKKSKLLVILTLLSIIVAGCSTTSTTQPAQDGKLEITIGRAFDINGLDPGFLTENAQVVDNIFDTLVKRDDKEQLVPGLATSWSQVNDTTWEFKLRKGVTFTNGEPFNADVVKYTIDRVLNPKNNAPTASYISTIKEVKVVDEYTVHVITKKADPLVPTRFNRYPTEMVPPKYAEEAGQEQFAQKPVGTGPYQFVKWDKGSSVELEANKNYWGGEPAVKKVTFRSIPEASTRVSALLNGEVDIITAVSPEDRDKVTSSSTAKLSTVERAGNTVYVGLKTDKAPFNNKKVRQALNYAIDVKSIVKNVLKDAAVETNSLIGPKDFGYAGEFDAYEYNPEKAKQLLAEAGYPKGFSITLDTVNWYIKNTDVAQVIAEQLKAVGVNVKVNNVESSVYRTLIPSGKQSDMYVLGWSSTNTLDADAAIYAILRSGESYSTYANPSVDAKLDEARSVTDENRRKALYKEIEQEVLEDAPRIFLYQENQYYGVSDRLNWNGRVDGSMPVSTITANNK
- a CDS encoding ABC transporter ATP-binding protein, giving the protein MAGNKIVEVKHLQIDFEKNQQVTSVFSSLSFDIYEGEIVCLVGESGSGKSVTAKAIMQLLPIPTVTYSGGQILFNGQDLLKLSEKEMVKIRGKQMAMVFQDALSALNPVYTIGTQMVDVIRLHASTKMGKKAALEQAKELLRQVEIRNVDEVVNQYPFQLSGGMRQRVMIAMALSSKPQLLLADEPTTALDVTVQAHILKLIRRLKEQYAMTILFITHDLGVVYEMADRVIVMKQGELVEEGTKTDIFSDPKHPYTKQLLNSMPRIYFKDVL
- a CDS encoding succinylglutamate desuccinylase/aspartoacylase family protein, giving the protein MFQPAHVLKYASIEEALSSQPRKSVAKIDDTYQDVPAIFFLIKGYEEGPTVWIQAALHGDEYDGIVACIHLIEHLDVNCLKGNIIVCPITNPSAFQAGTNESPLDGVNLNRVFQQERTDTYSYRYGEWLAQKITSSAHFFIDLHGGGKYLDVCPFAMVASDQTLAYEAALAALKAVNLTAIYTCESRAKGMLINEVCKYGIPAVLLESGGGSHWTEEGVAAHQQSLYAILAELHILAGTPASVVGKGDAHRVTKIEELRFEASGLQRFRASAGDEVKLGDPLIEVLSFPEYETHRIICPVDHAVILSIHTASVVHQHDYAVMLGIIE
- a CDS encoding ABC transporter permease → MKRKSLLRGNVKGVASITSLCFIFALSIFAPFFAPFDPYKQSLQDILIPPFSHFSSQSGISLLGTDQLGRDVLSRLFYGGRLSLWMSFLAVFIAGILGSVIGIISGYYGGKVDALMMRLADIQMSIPSMLMAIVMVAVLGSGLTNIVIVLSITGWVTFARVVRSQVLSLKELEYVEAAKAMGVSDFTVMRRHIFPNTLFTIVTQAALQMSHMILLAASLSFLGLGVDVSTPTWGGMINDGKNYISSAWWLSTLPGIVIAFVILTINLFSDWLRDKAEI
- a CDS encoding ATP-binding cassette domain-containing protein, which translates into the protein MSRPILEVAHLNKSYRTKSNTDFAAVKDVSFSLMKGETLGIVGESGSGKTTVAKMIAGMIPVTSGDISLDGERLSGTRTRSKATKRNIQYIFQDPVSSLNPRLQIKDILAEPLKLYFSLTKQEINTRIDGLLNDVGLPNAYRERYPKELSGGQCQRVGIARALAAEPTIIVCDEPTSALDMTIQSQILELLKDLQQKWGISYLFIAHGLEVIYSISNRVMVMKQGEVVEFGATDEIFNRPEHAYTQSLINAIPQIQIPYFN
- a CDS encoding ABC transporter permease codes for the protein MKRYVFRRFLQSLLAVLGAATIVFFIIRLSGDPARLMLPPEAGEEQVAALRESLGFNQPLWMQYVDYIKNLVTGDLGNSLYYKDSALKLVLERMPATVDLAVSAIVIAIVVGLAAGIISAYKKNSFIDYVISIWIFLTQSLPVFWIGIVLIMIFAVNLHLLPTSGNRGLASLILPAVTLAAYPIAPIARTMRASLIEVMNQSYMTTSQAQGFSKRQRILRRGLKNAFLPVVTVISLEFGVMIAGAVVTETIFSWPGVGQLIIQGVSNRDFPLVQASILVVSIIYILINFITDLIYLWIDPRIKVQ